The following are from one region of the Candidatus Margulisiibacteriota bacterium genome:
- a CDS encoding sulfite exporter TauE/SafE family protein, with translation MEYIVICSVAFIVSILTFFSGFGIGTLLMPAFAIFFPVSVAVALTAVVHFFNNILKVGLLGRQADKGMVLRFGIPAVIAAFLGAQLLLMLAQLTPLFSYNLFGHEFSVTPINLVIAGILAFFAFFETLPVLKGFSFGRKHLIIGGILSGFFGGLSGHQGAFRSAFLVKTGIAKESYVATGAVVSAFVDITRLLVYRNIFVNINMRENGLLLFVVIISALMGVIIGKRLLHKVTMSTVQFIVTGMLLFIALGLGTGII, from the coding sequence ATGGAATATATTGTAATTTGCAGTGTTGCTTTTATTGTATCAATACTGACTTTCTTTTCCGGTTTTGGGATAGGGACTTTGCTTATGCCGGCTTTTGCAATTTTTTTCCCTGTTAGTGTGGCTGTCGCATTAACCGCGGTAGTTCATTTTTTTAATAATATTTTAAAAGTAGGATTACTTGGCAGGCAAGCTGATAAAGGAATGGTCCTCCGTTTTGGAATTCCTGCTGTAATTGCAGCCTTTTTGGGGGCACAATTACTGCTTATGCTCGCTCAACTAACCCCGCTATTTTCATACAATCTTTTTGGCCATGAGTTTTCGGTCACTCCAATTAATCTTGTTATCGCAGGCATTCTTGCTTTTTTTGCGTTTTTCGAAACGTTGCCTGTATTGAAAGGTTTTAGTTTTGGAAGGAAACACCTTATTATAGGGGGAATACTCAGCGGTTTTTTTGGGGGTCTGTCAGGTCATCAAGGCGCCTTTCGAAGCGCTTTTCTGGTTAAAACCGGGATTGCCAAAGAAAGCTATGTAGCTACCGGTGCGGTAGTCTCAGCTTTTGTCGATATAACAAGATTGCTGGTTTATCGGAATATATTTGTGAATATCAATATGAGAGAGAATGGATTACTGTTGTTCGTTGTTATTATTTCCGCATTAATGGGGGTTATTATCGGTAAACGACTGCTTCATAAGGTCACGATGAGCACAGTGCAGTTTATTGTTACTGGGATGCTTCTTTTTATCGCACTAGGCCTGGGAACGGGGATTATATAA
- a CDS encoding ArsR family transcriptional regulator — protein sequence MDNIVDTLKALSDETRLRIVNLLVETELCVCDLMAVLDTSQTKISRHLAYLKHADLVRDRKHAQWSFYSLIKEDAVKFIQALVYEDLRQTEPYTADLKRLNERQSAGVENERICCGKDR from the coding sequence ATGGATAATATTGTGGATACGCTCAAAGCTTTGTCAGATGAAACGAGATTGAGAATTGTTAATTTGCTGGTTGAAACGGAACTCTGTGTTTGCGATCTCATGGCGGTTCTGGACACTTCGCAGACAAAAATATCCCGGCACCTGGCATACCTTAAACATGCAGATTTGGTGAGGGACCGGAAACATGCACAATGGTCTTTTTATTCTTTGATTAAAGAAGATGCCGTGAAATTCATCCAGGCACTTGTTTATGAGGACCTGAGACAGACGGAACCGTACACGGCTGATTTGAAGCGGTTGAACGAGAGACAATCGGCAGGTGTTGAAAATGAAAGGATATGTTGTGGCAAAGACCGGTAG
- a CDS encoding YchJ family protein encodes MSDSKKCPCGSGRNYDKCCARYLEGKANPTNPEMLMRSRYTAYTKADIAYISKTMSGKAIASFDEEASTKWATTSEWLGLTILKADPVAVDETVGYVDFLVKYKTDGQMFSHHEISEFHKVEDIWYYVDGIVNPKFGRNDPCFCGSGKKHKKCCC; translated from the coding sequence ATGTCAGATAGTAAAAAATGTCCTTGCGGATCAGGTCGTAATTATGATAAATGCTGTGCCCGGTACCTTGAAGGTAAGGCCAATCCCACGAATCCTGAGATGCTCATGCGCTCACGGTATACTGCTTATACTAAGGCCGACATAGCGTATATTTCTAAAACGATGAGCGGAAAAGCTATCGCTTCTTTTGATGAGGAAGCCTCAACAAAATGGGCTACAACTAGTGAGTGGTTAGGTCTTACAATTCTTAAGGCTGATCCAGTTGCAGTTGATGAAACTGTTGGATATGTCGATTTCCTTGTGAAGTATAAAACTGACGGTCAAATGTTTAGCCATCACGAAATTAGCGAGTTTCATAAGGTAGAAGATATCTGGTACTATGTCGATGGCATCGTTAATCCCAAATTCGGCAGGAACGATCCATGCTTTTGCGGGTCAGGAAAAAAGCATAAAAAGTGCTGTTGTTGA
- a CDS encoding arsenate reductase ArsC, with amino-acid sequence MIKKKVLFVCIHNSARSQMAEEYLKLYGGEKFEVESAGLEPGTLNPIVVDVLKEDGIDISGKKTNDAFEFFREGRAYNYVVTVCDETSGERCPLFPGKSERLHWSFTDPSSFMGTYEEKLEKTRAVSQEIKAKIKEFLALSKDPFRIQ; translated from the coding sequence ATGATTAAGAAAAAAGTATTATTTGTATGTATTCACAATTCAGCAAGAAGCCAGATGGCTGAAGAGTACCTGAAGCTCTACGGAGGCGAAAAGTTCGAAGTTGAAAGTGCCGGATTAGAGCCGGGAACACTGAATCCGATAGTGGTCGATGTTTTGAAAGAAGACGGGATCGATATATCGGGGAAGAAAACCAATGACGCTTTTGAATTCTTCAGAGAAGGCAGAGCCTATAATTACGTTGTTACCGTTTGTGATGAAACAAGTGGTGAGCGATGTCCTCTTTTTCCCGGAAAATCCGAGCGCCTGCATTGGTCTTTTACAGACCCTTCCAGCTTTATGGGGACATACGAAGAGAAACTGGAAAAGACACGAGCAGTAAGTCAAGAAATAAAAGCAAAGATTAAAGAGTTTTTAGCATTATCAAAGGATCCCTTTCGGATTCAATAA